The following coding sequences lie in one Acipenser ruthenus chromosome 47, fAciRut3.2 maternal haplotype, whole genome shotgun sequence genomic window:
- the LOC117428817 gene encoding AN1-type zinc finger protein 5-like isoform X1, which yields MFSEKLVSLTSSFKRPELSRTALSPPSERMAQETNQTQVPTLCAMGCGFYGNPRTNGMCSVCYKEHLLRQQGRSSPPAASSPSSVVSGSGGCSVSGESTPVQCTEGSPESEESKTSTPSPVTQQMTAMSISRDDSTTEPERGGKEVEQQQQQEEKVEGGAAKSTGCSGAVLEAAQCSSEGEEKTPDKAKKKNRCFICRKKLGLTGFDCRCGNLFCGIHRYSDEHSCPYDYRAEAAEKIRKENPIVVAEKIQKL from the exons atgttttcTGAAAAACTTGTATCTCTAACATCATCGTTCAAACGGCCTGAACTCTCCAG GACTGCCCTCAGCCCCCCGTCGGAGAGGATGGCACAGGAGACCAACCAGACGCAGGTGCCCACGCTGTGCGCCATGGGCTGTGGCTTTTACGGAAACCCACGCACCAACGGCATGTGCTCCGTCTGCTACAAGGAGCACCTGCTGAGGCAGCAGGGCCGGAGCAGCCCCCCGG CGGCCTCCTCCCCCTCCTCGGTGGTCAGTGGGTCCGGGGGGTGCAGTGTCTCGGGGGAGAGCACCCCAGTCCAGTGCACAGAGGGGAGCCCCGAGTCTGAAGAGAGCAAGACCAG CACCCCCAGTCCCGTCACTCAGCAGATGACAGCGATGAGCATCTCCCGGGACGACAGCACGACTGAGCCGGAGCGAGGGGGCAAGGAggtggagcagcagcagcagcaggaggagaaGGTGGAGGGCGGAGCAGCCAAATCAACAG GTTGCTCTGGAGCAGTTTTGGAAGCGGCGCAGTGTTCCTCTGAAGGGGAGGAGAAGACACCAGACAAGGCGAAGAAAAAGAACAGGTGCTTTATCTGCAGGAAGAAGCTGGGTCTAACAG GATTCGATTGCCGCTGCGGGAACCTGTTCTGCGGGATCCATCGCTACTCTGACGAGCACAGCTGCCCGTACGACTACAGGGCAGAGGCAGCAGAGAAGATCCGCAAGGAGAACCCCATCGTGGTGGCAGAGAAGATCCAGAAACTGTGA
- the LOC117428817 gene encoding AN1-type zinc finger protein 5-like isoform X2, translated as MAQETNQTQVPTLCAMGCGFYGNPRTNGMCSVCYKEHLLRQQGRSSPPAASSPSSVVSGSGGCSVSGESTPVQCTEGSPESEESKTSTPSPVTQQMTAMSISRDDSTTEPERGGKEVEQQQQQEEKVEGGAAKSTGCSGAVLEAAQCSSEGEEKTPDKAKKKNRCFICRKKLGLTGFDCRCGNLFCGIHRYSDEHSCPYDYRAEAAEKIRKENPIVVAEKIQKL; from the exons ATGGCACAGGAGACCAACCAGACGCAGGTGCCCACGCTGTGCGCCATGGGCTGTGGCTTTTACGGAAACCCACGCACCAACGGCATGTGCTCCGTCTGCTACAAGGAGCACCTGCTGAGGCAGCAGGGCCGGAGCAGCCCCCCGG CGGCCTCCTCCCCCTCCTCGGTGGTCAGTGGGTCCGGGGGGTGCAGTGTCTCGGGGGAGAGCACCCCAGTCCAGTGCACAGAGGGGAGCCCCGAGTCTGAAGAGAGCAAGACCAG CACCCCCAGTCCCGTCACTCAGCAGATGACAGCGATGAGCATCTCCCGGGACGACAGCACGACTGAGCCGGAGCGAGGGGGCAAGGAggtggagcagcagcagcagcaggaggagaaGGTGGAGGGCGGAGCAGCCAAATCAACAG GTTGCTCTGGAGCAGTTTTGGAAGCGGCGCAGTGTTCCTCTGAAGGGGAGGAGAAGACACCAGACAAGGCGAAGAAAAAGAACAGGTGCTTTATCTGCAGGAAGAAGCTGGGTCTAACAG GATTCGATTGCCGCTGCGGGAACCTGTTCTGCGGGATCCATCGCTACTCTGACGAGCACAGCTGCCCGTACGACTACAGGGCAGAGGCAGCAGAGAAGATCCGCAAGGAGAACCCCATCGTGGTGGCAGAGAAGATCCAGAAACTGTGA
- the LOC117428968 gene encoding alpha/beta hydrolase domain-containing protein 17A has translation MNGLSVSELCCLFCCPPCPGRIAAKLAFLPPEPTYSLLPELESGPSPTGGSASLRGRTPDASSRWKLHLTERAEFQYSQRELDSTEVFLARSSRGNRIGCMYIRCVPSARFTVLFSHGNAVDLGQMSSFYIGLGTRINCNIFSYDYSGYGVSTGKPSEKNLYADIDAAWHALRSRFGISPENIILYGQSIGTVPTVDLASRYECAAVVLHSPLTSGMRVAFPDTKKTYCFDAFPNIEKVSKITSPVLIIHGTEDEVIDFSHGMALFERCPKAVEPLWVEGAGHNDIELYSQYLERLRKFITQDLASQRT, from the exons ATGAATGGTCTGTCGGTGAGTGAGCTGTGCTGCCTCTTCTGCTgccccccctgccctggccgGATCGCAGCCAAGCTGGCCTTCCTGCCTCCGGAGCCCACCTACTCCCTCCTGCCGGAGCTGGAGTCCGGGCCCTCCCCCACGGGGGGGAGCGCGTCGCTGCGCGGCCGCACCCCCGACGCCTCCTCCCGCTGGAAGCTGCACCTGACGGAGAGGGCCGAGTTCCAGTACTCGCAGCGGGAGCTCGACAGCACCGAGGTGTTCCTGGCGCGCTCCAGCCGCGGGAATCGCATCGGCTGCATGTACATCCGCTGTGTGCCCTCCGCCAG GTTCACGGTCCTCTTCTCCCATGGGAACGCGGTGGATCTGGGGCAGATGAGCAGCTTCTACATCGGCCTGGGCACCCGTATCAACTGCAACATCTTCTCCTACGACTACTCGGGCTACGGGGTGAGCACGGGCAAGCCGTCCGAGAAGAACCTGTACGCAGACATCGACGCCGCCTGGCATGCTCTCCGGTCCAG GTTCGGGATCAGCCCGGAGAACATCATCCTGTACGGGCAGAGCATTGGCACCGTGCCCACGGTGGACCTGGCATCGCGCTACGAGTGCGCCGCGGTGGTGCTGCACTCCCCCCTCACCTCCGGCATGAGGGTGGCATTCCCAGACACCAAGAAGACCTACTGCTTCGACGCCTTCCCCAA CATCGAGAAGGTTTCCAAGATCACCTCCCCCGTCCTCATCATCCACGGCACGGAGGACGAGGTCATCGACTTCTCTCACGGGATGGCGCTGTTCGAGCGCTGCCCCAAGGCCGTGGAGCCGCTGTGGGTGGAGGGCGCCGGACACAACGACATCGAACTGTACAGCCAGTACCTGGAGCGGCTGCGCAAGTTCATCACACAAGACCTGGCGAGCCAGCGGACCTGA